ACAGCAGTATCGACCACTCTTACACCCACAAGGACGCATTATCTCGCTACCGAGTGATTACCGCCAGTTAGACACAACATAGTCCAAAGAGCTAATGCTCAAATTGAGAAAATCAACTATGACATGGATAGAGGCGTAATTGAAGAATATCTGAATATATTAACTAGATAGTTCCTGAGCTTCTGAAGGCACACTGTTACAAACCGAATCTGGGGTTATGTGTAGTGATTAGAGGTCGACACGCTGGAACCGAACATAACCAACAAACAATGCTCCACCGCCGAGTATGACAAGTGCGCCAATCGAGAAGAAGAGCAGCGACAGTTCACCCATTGGGACAGCGGTATCTTTCAGTGAGGTGATCCACTCGCCGACCCAAATAAGCGTATGAATCGGATTGAGCCATTCCACGTAAAGAAACCAGGCGGGACTGTTCCCGGTGGCCGCCGCGTTCAGTGATGGATAGTCAACGATCCTGCAAACACTAGCGAGAACAGGCACATGACTACCATATCCCAGATCCTCGTAACTGGACTAAAGAACAGGTACGTGCCACAAATAGCAGCTAAGACACGAAACGGTGAGGTGAATGCTGCGGAAACACCGACGACAAAGGTGGTCCAGACGCTGGTGTAGAACAGAAGCCACCCGGCAGTCAACCCGAATGCGACGAGGGGAATACCACCGTAGACACTGCTCATCAACACGCCGAGAACCACAAACAGCGGCAGCAGCGTGACCACGACGAGCGACAGCCTCGACACAAGTTTCGCTAGCAAAACGTCTCGTTTGGTAGCAGGAAGTCCGAGGCGAAGTTTTAGTGTTCCTGACTCCCGTTCGCCCACAACTGCTCGAAACGCGAGGGCGACTGCGAGCGCAATAAATACGTCCGGAAATGAAACGGGAACAGAGACATCGCCTCTCGTGGCGAGGTCCAGATTTCGTGTCGAATTCCTTCTACGAGGTTCGGAATAGTAACAAACAGCAGTAGCACGAACGCTCCCAACTTTCTTCTAAATCCGCTGCAGAGCGCTCGCTGAGTTGGTCTGCGAGAGCTATTCCAAACTCACTCAACGGCCGACTCATTCCTCACGTTGGCTTAACTAGACACCGCCAAGAATACTGATATTACCTTCTAATTAGAAAGTAAACTGGGCAGTCTACGACTTACCGTTACCTATTCAGGATCGAATGGAATACGCAACTCGCCCATAACCAACATGGATAAGCCATTCGACAGCCCAGACTCAAACAGAATTAAATATCCCTTCACAATTGGTCTATAACATGCATATAAGTCATCCAGCATCAGAAAAACATCTAGAGGGGGGGATCAAAACGTCAATTCAAAACCAGCGGGAGGCATTCGAGAAGCAGGGAATTTCGTATACACCGCGGTTTTCTCGTGATGCAGAGATACTGCATCTGAACGTTCCAACGCCCCGTACATACGTCCAACTTCGACGTGCGAAACGAGCGGGGATTCCAGTCGTGATGCACACACACGAGATCGGCGAGAACTTCCAAGAGAGCTTCCGCCTATCGACCACGTTTTCCCCGATTGTCCGCCGGTACGTAGATTTCTTCTACAAACGCGCCGACCACTTAATCGCCCCATCGGAATATGCAAAACGAGTACTCAAACAGCGTGGACTGAACACACCAATCTCAGTCGTTACGAACGGGATCGACCCGGATCGCTTAGCTGGTGTGTACACAGGCGAATACAGTCCGAAATCGACAATAGAGAGAAACGGAGAACAGGAAAGTAGACTCACCGTAGCTAACGCGTCTATCCTCTTCGAACGGAAAGGACTATCCGACTTTACAGCCGTTGCTCGTCAGCTACAGGATGTGAACTTCGCCTGGTTTGGCCCTCGATTTAATCGATTTCTCACTGGATCCAGCGTAGATAAAACCATACAACAGGCACCGAGCAACTGCGTATTCCCCGGGTTCGCAGACGACGTACGAGATGTCTACGCTGCAAGCGACGTATTTTTCTTCCCGACAAAAAGTGAGACAGAAGGAATCTCGATCATCGAAGCCGCATACTGCGGGATTCCAATTGTCACGCGGGATATCCCAGTCTACGAACCGCTCTTAGAACACGGCACGCACTGTTTGAAGGGAAGTTCGGTAGAGGAATTCAAAAACCACATCAAACTACTGCAGAACGACCCGGAACTCCGGAAACGACTCGGAGAGAATGCACGAGAGCTCGCAGAGCAATTCACGATTGGTGCAGTAGGCAAAGAGCTAGAAAGCGTATATCAGACTACAGTTTAGTTCGCTTCTGTATCTGAAGACAGCAACGTCACATATAATCGCTTGAACCTTAACGGTCCTTAATACCGGGGAGTTCTACTTGAACTCGGCCTGCACGAACTCCGGCGCGTCCTCGATCTCCACGACCGTCGTCTCGTGAACGCTGTGTGCTTCTTCGCCGTCGTAGTCGACGTAGTACAGCTCGTCGACGTGAAAGTGCATCAGTTCCCGTGTGCAGAACTGGAGTTCCCACGGACCGGTCGGATACGTCGTCCAGAGCAGCCACGGCCCGTTCAAGCTGCCCGGTGGCGACTCTCCGGGATTGTGCGCGAGCCACCACTCCTTGTCGTCCTTCCGAGGTATACGGCGCAGTTGAACCGATGATCACGAACGGGGATTTCGTTCCCCAGTTCGGCAAGGGTGACGTGTACGAGCTGGTGACGGCGCACGATAGCGTCGATCAAGAGGGATTCGTGGCACGCGTTCCGACGAAGAACACCCTCGACGATGGGATCACTGTAACGGTCGGGGCATACGCTTCTTCGATCGGCGGAGAAGACCTTCAGGTCCGCGTCACGGCGACCAAAGGCGGTCGTGAACTAGCAACGCTGTACGCCGACGCCAAGACCTTAGAGAACGAGGAGAACGGGTATCGGAACTTCATTCCTTCCAACGCTCAAGGCGGCGTCATCTCCGATAGCAGCGTGTCGAAACAGGACATCCCCGGATGGAGCGACATTCGTGACGCCGCTGAGTCAGTCATCGAGAACGGCCAAGAGATCCTGAGCGGTACCGCAGACAAGTTCACTGAAACTGCCGACTACCTTGGCGACGAACTCGATGGTGCCGTAGACGAGGCCTACGAACAGACGGAACCGCTGTTCGATTCGGTGGAGCTCACACCAACCCCCGATGAGGAACCGCCAGTAGATCTCGTCGACAAGGCAAACGAGCTTGGTGCCGAGTACGTCGAGACGGTCGATCTCAAACGAAGCTGCTACATCGTCGGTGTCACGCTACAGCGGCGCGATCTCGGTTTCCATGACAGGTGTCGGCGCAGGAGCCGGGACGCTCGCGATTCTCGGCGCGGGCGCACTCGCAACTATCGCTGGTTGCCAGCTGCTTGATCTCATCAATACTTTTAAGGCCGACTCAAGCTGTAACTTCAGATACGCGTACATCTTCGAGGAGACAGACATCCACGGTGACACCGAGAACTGGCTAATCGCGGTGCTCTGCGAGTAATCGACCGAGATCCGGCTTTGACCCATGACCAAATCATCACAGGCGACCGACGACGGGACCGAGATCAGATCGGACTCGAAACGAATGAGGTCGATCCTCGCAGTCGTGGGGGTCGGCACACTGGTAATAGGGGCATGGAAACTCGTCGCCGGCAATCCCGTGACGGCCGGGTCGATGTTCGTGTTCACAACACTGTGTGTCGCAAATCTCCGCTCCGAAACCGTCCGCCGATGGATGGACGATCATCCGATCGTGGTGTTGATCGCACTCATTCCCGTGGCCGTCGTCGGTGTTGTCGCCGCGATGCCGTAACCGACTGAAATAAGAAACGGCATCGGATTTTCGAGCGTCATCCTGAAGACTGACTCTCACACCCATTTCAGATATCACTGCTTTGTTGAATCCGATGACGGCGTGGGGATCACTGTTTGAGAGCTTGTTCGAGGTTGTGGACTGCGGCGGTCAACACGAGTTCGCGGAACTCGCGGTACCATGCGCGAGGGTGGACAGCGGGGCCGAACCGACGCTTGATGGCCGAAAAGGCGGTCTCGGCCATCCAGCGCTGACCGTATAATTCGCTGTCCAACCGTGCGTTGTGGGCGTGATCGTACGCAGCGAACAGTCGATGGCGCAGCAAGGGCCGGACGCCCTCTGAACGGAGGGCGTCCCGGAGTGATTGGTCGTCATAGCCTTTGTCGCCGGCGAGAATCTCGATTTTTTCTCGGTGTTGCGAAGAGCGACTCGACGGCCAGTTTGGGTGTCGTGAAGCCAGTGTGCCGAGCAGTGACGACGACGTTCCTCACGCTCGCCGGCCAGCACATCGGGTTCGACCCACCCGACTAACCGGCTGTTCTCCGCTGGGTTCGCTCAGCGCGTAGCCGCTGCTCTCGCGTTCTCCCCCAGTTTTCGCGTGTTTCATCGGACACTCGGTGTCGTCGCATCGAGATAATATCTCGCACCCCCTGATTTCCCGTCGAAGAACAGCGGAACGACCGGAGTGCCAACCGATTATTCAGTCACCTTTCCATCTTCTTTCTGTATCCAACTCATCCTCGACATTAGAAAAAGCCAATTTGCGTTTTACAGACGAAAAGAGAGGTCGTGCTCTAATTTAGATTCGATGTATTCCTGCTCTCCAGCTAAGCGATGTGGAGTCCCATCGCTACTCTTTGTTCAGTGCAGGTTTCAATACAGCAGAAACCGTACTTGGCTCGTGTAGCGATCAGTTCCGCTGTCTACTCGGTCACAGCGCTCTAAACAATTATGGTACAGGTTTCAGCACCGGGGAAGTCTGTAGTGGCAAAGAAACTAAATTGATGAGTAGCAGTCTTATCTACAACTTCTTGGCGATACTCGAACAAGCGCCGCGGTATATTACGTACCATGGTTCCAATCCCCTCTCGAACACTCGTATCCGGGGTTCCGTTAACCGGGGATGTTTTCAATTTGCATTGGTTGTGAAATTATCCATCCCAAAGTAAATAACCGATCGCATGACAACCAATTATCAGATGAGTCTCAGCATACAAAATCTAGGAAAACGGTACACCGAAGACGTCTGGGGCGTTCGAAACATCGATCTTGAGTTAGATACCGGTGTTCACGGTCTTCTCGGACCGAACGGTGCTGGCAAGTCCTCGCTCATGCGGATGATTACGACCGTTATGGAACCGACAAAAGGGTCAATCAGGTGGAACGGCACGGACGTACTCGATTCGCCGGGAACGATCCGATCGGTTCTGGGCTACCTTCCGCAGGATTTCGGCGTGTATCCCGATTTGACATTGGAGGAGTTCCTCGAGTACGTCGGTGCGTTGCGGTCGGTGGACTCGAAGACCGTGGCCGCTCGTATCGACGAACTGATCGCGCTGACGAATCTGGAACAGGCTCGCGACCGTAAACTCAAGACCTTCTCCGGCGGAATGCGTCAACGGGCAGGAATCGCCCAAGCGCTACTCAACGATCCGGGACTGTTGGTGGTCGACGAACCAACAGTCGGTCTCGATCCGGAGGAGCGTGTCAGATTCCGCAATATCATCTCCGATCTGTCGTCAGACCGTGTTGTGATACTCTCAACACACATCGTACCGGACATTGAGGCCACAGCGAACACGATTGCCCTGCTGGACGACGGGGAACT
This genomic stretch from Halogeometricum borinquense DSM 11551 harbors:
- a CDS encoding ABC transporter permease subunit — translated: MDLATRGDVSVPVSFPDVFIALAVALAFRAVVGERESGTLKLRLGLPATKRDVLLAKLVSRLSLVVVTLLPLFVVLGVLMSSVYGGIPLVAFGLTAGWLLFYTSVWTTFVVGVSAAFTSPFRVLAAICGTYLFFSPVTRIWDMVVMCLFSLVFAGSLTIHH
- a CDS encoding ABC transporter ATP-binding protein, whose translation is MSLSIQNLGKRYTEDVWGVRNIDLELDTGVHGLLGPNGAGKSSLMRMITTVMEPTKGSIRWNGTDVLDSPGTIRSVLGYLPQDFGVYPDLTLEEFLEYVGALRSVDSKTVAARIDELIALTNLEQARDRKLKTFSGGMRQRAGIAQALLNDPGLLVVDEPTVGLDPEERVRFRNIISDLSSDRVVILSTHIVPDIEATANTIALLDDGELLTHTDPESLIKTVKGKVYTYTTDQSNLDKIRSDQIISGTVSRSDGIELRVIAEEPPHENARVVPPTLEDAYLWRVGPQVAR
- a CDS encoding glycosyltransferase family 4 protein codes for the protein MHISHPASEKHLEGGIKTSIQNQREAFEKQGISYTPRFSRDAEILHLNVPTPRTYVQLRRAKRAGIPVVMHTHEIGENFQESFRLSTTFSPIVRRYVDFFYKRADHLIAPSEYAKRVLKQRGLNTPISVVTNGIDPDRLAGVYTGEYSPKSTIERNGEQESRLTVANASILFERKGLSDFTAVARQLQDVNFAWFGPRFNRFLTGSSVDKTIQQAPSNCVFPGFADDVRDVYAASDVFFFPTKSETEGISIIEAAYCGIPIVTRDIPVYEPLLEHGTHCLKGSSVEEFKNHIKLLQNDPELRKRLGENARELAEQFTIGAVGKELESVYQTTV